A single region of the Salvia miltiorrhiza cultivar Shanhuang (shh) chromosome 8, IMPLAD_Smil_shh, whole genome shotgun sequence genome encodes:
- the LOC131001909 gene encoding probable RNA-binding protein ARP1 isoform X3: MTMITLGDTSLTKVFVGGLAWETPKEAMKDHFQKYGDILEAVIISDKLTGRSKGYGFVTFKDADAAKKACEDPTPIINGRRANCNLAVLGARRPRSSSTNPPPQQGVNVGPRAAASTPPPPPPPPSNHVQWYYPAAAPATAAAAAPFHHHNNHHHHQAVPIYGYSPTYITAADMNYNHKVGFTGGSYMNGHFGQVYPAGQTMVGAGALMPMYPYYHFHQSQSMGLPAHLYCPTAAGPIPTVPALISKPTSIAPPNAVCLAVE, translated from the exons ATGACAATGATCACCTTGGGCGACACCTCTCTCACCAAAGTCTTCGTGGGCGGCCTCGCTTGGGAGACCCCCAAGGAAGCCATGAAAGACCACTTCCAGAAATACGGCGACATTCTCGAAGCCGTCATCATCTCCGACAAGCTCACCGGCCGATCCAAGGGCTACGGCTTC GTCACTTTCAAGGACGCCGATGCGGCCAAGAAAGCCTGCGAGGACCCCACTCCGATCATCAACGGCCGCCGCGCCAACTGCAACCTCGCCGTCCTCGGCGCCCGCCGCCCTAGATCCTCCTCCACCAATCCCCCTCCCCAACAAG GAGTGAATGTTGGACCGAGGGCTGCGGCATcaactccaccgccgccgccgccgccgccgtcgaatCATGTGCAATGGTACTATCCGGCTGCGGCGCCGGCCACGGCGGCTGCCGCTGCACCTTTCCACCACCACAACAATCACCACCACCATCAAGCTGTTCCCATCTATGGATACTCACCAACCTACATTACAGCAGCTGACATGAATTACAATCAT AAGGTGGGATTTACTGGTGGGTCCTACATGAATGGGCATTTTGGTCAAGTGTACCCGGCGGGGCAGACTATGGTGGGTGCAGGTGCACTGATGCCGATGTACCCTTACTACCATTTCCACCAATCACAGTCAATGGGCCTTCCAGCCCACTTATACTGTCCAACTGCAGCAGGCCCAATTCCAACTGTGCCTGCTCTTATTTCAAAGCCCACGTCTATTGCCCCTCCAAATGCAG TTTGCCTGGCTGTGGAATAA
- the LOC131001909 gene encoding probable RNA-binding protein ARP1 isoform X2 encodes MTMITLGDTSLTKVFVGGLAWETPKEAMKDHFQKYGDILEAVIISDKLTGRSKGYGFVTFKDADAAKKACEDPTPIINGRRANCNLAVLGARRPRSSSTNPPPQQGVNVGPRAAASTPPPPPPPPSNHVQWYYPAAAPATAAAAAPFHHHNNHHHHQAVPIYGYSPTYITAADMNYNHKVGFTGGSYMNGHFGQVYPAGQTMVGAGALMPMYPYYHFHQSQSMGLPAHLYCPTAAGPIPTVPALISKPTSIAPPNAGTTIGQKH; translated from the exons ATGACAATGATCACCTTGGGCGACACCTCTCTCACCAAAGTCTTCGTGGGCGGCCTCGCTTGGGAGACCCCCAAGGAAGCCATGAAAGACCACTTCCAGAAATACGGCGACATTCTCGAAGCCGTCATCATCTCCGACAAGCTCACCGGCCGATCCAAGGGCTACGGCTTC GTCACTTTCAAGGACGCCGATGCGGCCAAGAAAGCCTGCGAGGACCCCACTCCGATCATCAACGGCCGCCGCGCCAACTGCAACCTCGCCGTCCTCGGCGCCCGCCGCCCTAGATCCTCCTCCACCAATCCCCCTCCCCAACAAG GAGTGAATGTTGGACCGAGGGCTGCGGCATcaactccaccgccgccgccgccgccgccgtcgaatCATGTGCAATGGTACTATCCGGCTGCGGCGCCGGCCACGGCGGCTGCCGCTGCACCTTTCCACCACCACAACAATCACCACCACCATCAAGCTGTTCCCATCTATGGATACTCACCAACCTACATTACAGCAGCTGACATGAATTACAATCAT AAGGTGGGATTTACTGGTGGGTCCTACATGAATGGGCATTTTGGTCAAGTGTACCCGGCGGGGCAGACTATGGTGGGTGCAGGTGCACTGATGCCGATGTACCCTTACTACCATTTCCACCAATCACAGTCAATGGGCCTTCCAGCCCACTTATACTGTCCAACTGCAGCAGGCCCAATTCCAACTGTGCCTGCTCTTATTTCAAAGCCCACGTCTATTGCCCCTCCAAATGCAG GTACAACAATTGGCCAAAAACATTGA
- the LOC131001909 gene encoding probable RNA-binding protein ARP1 isoform X1 produces MTMITLGDTSLTKVFVGGLAWETPKEAMKDHFQKYGDILEAVIISDKLTGRSKGYGFVTFKDADAAKKACEDPTPIINGRRANCNLAVLGARRPRSSSTNPPPQQGVNVGPRAAASTPPPPPPPPSNHVQWYYPAAAPATAAAAAPFHHHNNHHHHQAVPIYGYSPTYITAADMNYNHKVGFTGGSYMNGHFGQVYPAGQTMVGAGALMPMYPYYHFHQSQSMGLPAHLYCPTAAGPIPTVPALISKPTSIAPPNAGNYYLKLAKLFF; encoded by the exons ATGACAATGATCACCTTGGGCGACACCTCTCTCACCAAAGTCTTCGTGGGCGGCCTCGCTTGGGAGACCCCCAAGGAAGCCATGAAAGACCACTTCCAGAAATACGGCGACATTCTCGAAGCCGTCATCATCTCCGACAAGCTCACCGGCCGATCCAAGGGCTACGGCTTC GTCACTTTCAAGGACGCCGATGCGGCCAAGAAAGCCTGCGAGGACCCCACTCCGATCATCAACGGCCGCCGCGCCAACTGCAACCTCGCCGTCCTCGGCGCCCGCCGCCCTAGATCCTCCTCCACCAATCCCCCTCCCCAACAAG GAGTGAATGTTGGACCGAGGGCTGCGGCATcaactccaccgccgccgccgccgccgccgtcgaatCATGTGCAATGGTACTATCCGGCTGCGGCGCCGGCCACGGCGGCTGCCGCTGCACCTTTCCACCACCACAACAATCACCACCACCATCAAGCTGTTCCCATCTATGGATACTCACCAACCTACATTACAGCAGCTGACATGAATTACAATCAT AAGGTGGGATTTACTGGTGGGTCCTACATGAATGGGCATTTTGGTCAAGTGTACCCGGCGGGGCAGACTATGGTGGGTGCAGGTGCACTGATGCCGATGTACCCTTACTACCATTTCCACCAATCACAGTCAATGGGCCTTCCAGCCCACTTATACTGTCCAACTGCAGCAGGCCCAATTCCAACTGTGCCTGCTCTTATTTCAAAGCCCACGTCTATTGCCCCTCCAAATGCAGGTAATTATTACTTGAAATTAGCCAAATTGTTTTTCtag
- the LOC131001911 gene encoding uncharacterized protein LOC131001911, with protein sequence MSSSMEVANTAAKAAYRSLLRAVRKHVGKENHKSHFTDFIKHEFRRNLSSQDPQNLKLAQDYTVYLNSVHHQKELLFSYNIAVDRSAEMKKVLGKSAASVGLQLPEVYQA encoded by the exons ATGAGTTCATCAATGGAAGTCGCGAATACAGCAGCAAAAGCGGCGTACAGAAGTCTTCTTCGAGCGGTGAGGAAACATGTCGGGAAAGAAAACCACAAATCCCATTTCACGGATTTCATCAAACACGAATTCAGAAGAAATCTTAGCTCCCAAGACCCACAAAATCTGAAGCTCGCGCAGGATTACACTGTCTATCTCAACAGCGTACACCATCAGAAG GAATTGCTCTTCTCGTACAATATCGCAGTGGATAGGTCTGCTGAGATGAAAAAAGTACTAGGAAAATCTGCTGCAAGTGTAGGTCTCCAGCTGCCCGAAGTTTATCAGGCTTAA
- the LOC131001910 gene encoding uncharacterized protein LOC131001910 — protein sequence MKWLAFTQLFFPLPKSALRSTPSFPPCRRSYPLNFDAVRVDFIKKPSVYSSSCRRQMAAGESAASSSPAVIRLEPIEATPESFREFGQVIEVSPDGDEFGPRDAQLDLSRGIPRFYIMHLEDRPLKFSTITHHASVTQCLGSIGGHVWYLGVARPSLVDPGENRAENAVQSRCGHSYVPPAVDGVRVFKVSGPKFLKLNRGTWHAGPLFLDKAMDFYNLELSNTNVVDHTTHDFVKKNNVVLVFDE from the exons ATGAAGTGGCTGGCGTTTACCCAATTGTTCTTCCCGCTGCCAAAATCCGCCTTGAGATCGACACCCAGTTTTCCTCCCTGCCGGCGATCTTATCCCCTTAATTTCGACGCAGTGAGAGTCGATTTCATCAAGAAGCCATCGGTATATTCCTCCTCGTGCCGTCGGCAGATGGCGGCCGGCGAGAGCGCGGcgtcttcttctccggcggtgATTAGGCTGGAACCCATTGAAGCAACGCCGGAGAGCTTCCGAGAATTCGGGCAAGTCATCGAGGTGTCACCCGACGGCGATGAGTTTGGGCCCCGCGACGCGCAGCTCGACCTTTCCCGAGGCATTCCCAg GTTCTACATCATGCATCTCGAGGACAGGCCTCTCAAGTTCTCCACGATCACACACCATGCCAGCGTGACCCAGTGCCTCGGCTCCATTGGCGGCCACGTCTGGTACCTTGGAGTGGCGAGGCCGTCTCTTGTTGATCCAGGCGAAAACAGAGCAGAGAACGCAGTGCAATCACGCTGTGGCCACTCTTACGTCCCTCCGGCTGTTGATGGCGTGCGTGTTTTCAAGGTTTCTGGCCCCAAGTTCCTGAAGCTTAACCGCGGCACGTGGCACGCCGGGCCGTTGTTTCTTGACAAGGCCATGGACTTCTATAACTTGGAGCTGAGCAACACCAAC GTGGTTGATCATACGACGCATGATTTTGTAAAGAAGAATAACGTAGTGTTGGTGTTTGATGAGTAG
- the LOC130998202 gene encoding secreted RxLR effector protein 161-like: MTETREVSVLIAQHFKISTYQRLKTEAERKEMSYIPYANIVGSIMYTMICTRPNVAHAISVASRYMSDHGKTHWQALKWILSYMKSTEGYGIVLKINDSHQGDALIGFCDSDYAANVDTRKSQSGYVFNSYGSAISWKSSLQLEVHLSTTEAEYIAFIESVKKSIWLKGIIKVLGIEQSSVGVVKVKKVATEHNAADMLTKSLPATKFRYCLELLDILDLNPSFSTV; the protein is encoded by the exons ATGACAGAAACTAGAGAAGTATCAGTTCTTATAGCTCAACACTTTAAGATATCTACATATCAGAGGCTTAAAACTGAAGCTGAAAGGAAAGAGATGAGTTATATTCCATATGCAAACATTGTGGGTAGCATAATGTATACCATGATTTGTACAAGGCCTAATGTGGCTCATGCAATTAGTGTAGCAAGCAGGTATATGTCAGATCATGGAAAGACTCACTGGCAGGCTTTAAAATGGATCTTAAGTTACATGAAGAGCACTGAAGGATATGGAATAGTTTTAAAGATAAATGATAGTCATCAAGGGGATGCCCTCATAGGATTTTGCGATTCAGATTATGCTGCAAATGTTGACACAAGGAAATCTCAGTCAGGTTATGTCTTCAACTCATATGGCTCTGCTATAAGTTGGAAATCTTCACTGCAATTAGAAGTACATTTGTCAACAACTGAAGCAGAATACATTGCTTTTATTGAGTCTGTCAAGAAAAGTATTTGGTTGAAAGGTATCATTAAAGTTTTGGGAATTGAGCAGAGTTCAGTG GGAGTTGTTAAAGTAAAGAAAGTTGCTACAGAGCACAATGCTGCTGATATGCTCACTAAATCACTTCCAGCCACCAAATTCAGATATTGTTTGGAGTTG CTGGATATCTTGGATCTCAATCCATCTTTTTCAacggtttag